Proteins encoded by one window of Rutidosis leptorrhynchoides isolate AG116_Rl617_1_P2 chromosome 7, CSIRO_AGI_Rlap_v1, whole genome shotgun sequence:
- the LOC139858657 gene encoding aquaporin NIP2-1-like, with amino-acid sequence MSKTHPYGVGNELPIETPENSHLKVTTLSKVYYPPGFSRKVVAEVVSTFLLVFVTCGSASLATSDDHKVSQLGASVAGGLIVTVMIYAVGHISGAHMNPAVTLAFAVNGHFPWVQVPIYAGAQLTGSISASFALRVLLDQVKHLGTTAPAGTDLQALIMEIIVTFSMMFVTSAVATDSKAVGELAGMAVGSAVCITSILAGPVSGGSMNPARTIGPALASSNYKGIWVYIIGPVIGTISGVTCYSFIRTTDKPIQVQTVSSFKLRRTKSNDVNLAVNDPVSSV; translated from the exons ATGTCGAAAACACATCCATATGGAGTCGGAAACGAGTTGCCCATCGAAACACCAGAAAACTCACACCTCAAAGTTACCACATTGTCAAAAGTTTACTACCCTCCCGGTTTTTCAAGAAAG GTGGTGGCAGAGGTGGTGTCGACGTTCTTGTTGGTGTTTGTGACTTGTGGGTCCGCTTCACTTGCCACAAGTGATGATCATAAGGTGTCACAACTAGGAGCCTCGGTTGCTGGTGGACTCATTGTGACCGTTATGATCTATGCTGTTGGACATATTTCTGGTGCGCATATGAACCCAGCTGTCACACTAGCTTTTGCGGTCAATGGACATTTCCCTTGGGTTCAG GTCCCAATCTATGCAGGAGCACAGCTAACAGGATCGATATCAGCTTCATTCGCGTTACGGGTACTATTAGATCAGGTCAAACATTTGGGCACAACAGCACCTGCAGGGACAGACCTACAAGCTCTGATCATGGAGATCATAGTCACTTTCTCAATGATGTTTGTCACTTCAGCTGTCGCTACAGATTCTAAAGCC GTAGGAGAGCTAGCAGGTATGGCAGTAGGATCAGCAGTATGCATTACTTCCATACTGGCAGG GCCGGTATCAGGAGGATCAATGAACCCAGCACGCACGATTGGGCCAGCATTAGCTAGCAGTAATTATAAGGGAATTTGGGTGTACATTATTGGGCCAGTAATAGGGACAATATCAGGGGTGACATGCTATAGTTTTATTCGAACAACAGATAAACCAATTCAAGTACAGACAGTATCATCATTTAAACTTAGAAGAACGAAGAGCAACGATGTAAATCTTGCAGTGAATGATCCAGTTAGTTCTGTGTAA
- the LOC139859147 gene encoding structural maintenance of chromosomes protein 4-like — protein sequence MDAADEFMSTDCNSTPAKKRASTPRLFIKEMVMMNFKSYAGEQRVGPFHKSFSAVVGPNGSGKSNVIDAMLFVFGKRAKQMRLNKVSELIHNSTNHQNLNSSRVSVHFQEIIDLDDGTYEVLPGSDFVIAREAFRDNSSKYYINGRDSKFTEVTNKLKGKGVDLDNNRFLILQGEVEQISLMKPKAQGPHDEGFLEYLEDIIGTNKYLEKIDESHKQLEALNEKRSGVVQMVKLADKERESLESVKNEAEDYMLKELSFLKWQEKAVKFASEDNAVNMEEIQKSASAMEENLSTEKEKIKENKKALKELETLHNKYMKRQEDLDNQLKRCKEDFKDFERQDVKHREDMKHIKQKIKKMDEKVEKDSAKISDITKQSEESTNLIPKLEEDIPKLQKKLLDEDKILEEIMESSKVETEAFRTEVAKVRTELKPWEKQLIEHKGKLEVASTEKLLLSEKHEAGRAAYVNAQKQLDEIQKRIATTNSSIEDMKNKLKKNEVESSKARKVEQECLKEQETLFAPEQAARQKVTELKSVMETERNQGSVIKAVLQAKASNAIEGIYGRMGDLGAIDGKYDVAVSTAVPGLDYIVVETTAAADACVAMLRKNNLGVATFMIMEKQVNHMSKMKEKVSPPEGVPRLFDLIKVQDERMKLAFFAAMGNTVVAKDKDQATRIAYGPDKEFRRVVTLDGVLIEKSGTMSGGGKPRGGKMGTSIRATSVSGDAIAEAENELSQISEKLKNVRQKISEMSRLYKDLGRSTTDIELEFAKSQQEIESLNSQREDLAKQLDSLKAAAEPSKAELTRIEELSKIITKEEKEINRLTEGSKQLKEKVLELQSKIENAGGERLKNQKAKVNKIQNDIDKSSTEINRHKVQIETGQKMIKKLTNGIEESHKEKEKLIAKKEELLNTFKEIEQKAFKVQDDYKKTEELINQHKDVLENAKSDYEKLKKTVDELRASEVDAEYKLQDMKKTLKELEAKEKGFKAKLVELNNKLSKHMEQIKNELVDPEKLQATLGDESFAKGSDLKRALEMVALLEAQMKEMNPNLDSISEYRAKVSIYNERVEELNVVTNERDETKKQYDEWRKKRLDEFMAGFNTISLKLKEMYQMITLGGDAELELVDSLDPFSEGVVFSVRPPKKSWKNIANLSGGEKTLSSLALVFALHHYKPTPLYVMDEIDAALDFKNVSIVGHYVKDRTKDAQFIIISLRNNMFELADRLVGIYKTDNCTKSITINPRSFVVCEKAA from the exons ATGCGTCTCAACAAAGTGTCTGAACTTATCCACAATTCCACCAATCACCAAAATCTTAACAGCTCACGTGTATCTGTTCATTTCCAGGAAATCATTGATTTG GATGATGGAACGTACGAAGTTCTACCAGGAAGTGATTTTGTAATAGCCCGTGAAGCTTTTCGAGACAATTCTTCCAAGTATTATATAAATGGACGTGATAGTAAGTTTACTGAGGTTACTAACAAACTAAAAGGGAAAGGAGTTGACTTGGATAATAATCGCTTTCTGATTCTTCAG GGTGAGGTTGAGCAAATATCACTTATGAAGCCAAAGGCTCAAGGTCCACACGATGAAGGCTTTCTTGAATACCTGGAGGATATCATTGGAACTAATAAGTACTTGGAAAAAATTGATGAGTCCCATAAGCA GCTCGAAGCTCTTAACGAGAAAAGGTCTGGAGTGGTGCAGATGGTCAAGTTAGCCGATAAAGAAAGAGAAAGCCTAGAG AGTGTGAAAAATGAAGCAGAAGATTACATGCTTAAGGAGTTATCGTTCTTAAAATGGCAAGAAAAAGCTGTAAAGTTTGCCTCTGAGGATAACGCTGTGAATATGGAAGAGATCCAAAAGTCTGCATCTGCCATGGAAGAAAATTTATCAACTGAAAA AGAAAAGATTAAGGAAAACAAAAAAGCACTAAAGGAGCTTGAGACGTTGCATAACAAGTATATGAAACGACAAGAG GATTTGGACAACCAGTTAAAACGGTGCAAAGAGGATTTTAAAGATTTTGAACGTCAGGATGTGAAGCACCGTGAAGATATGAAGCACATAAAACAAAAAATTAAGAAAATGGATGAGAAAGTTGAAAAG GATTCAGCAAAGATTTCTGATATCACTAAGCAGTCTGAAGAGTCAACTAATCTAATACCTAAACTTGAGGAAGATATTCCTAAACTGCAAAAAAAGCTGTTAGACGAGGATAAAATTTTGGAGGAAATAATGGAGAGCTCTAAAG TTGAAACTGAGGCATTCCGTACTGAGGTTGCAAAGGTTCGCACTGAACTCAAACCTTGGGAAAAACAGTTAATTGAGCACAAGGGAAAGCTTGAAGTTGCATCCACTGAAAAACTACTTCTGTCTGAGAAG catGAAGCGGGTCGTGCAGCATATGTAAATGCTCAGAAACAATTGGATGAGATCCAGAAGAGAATCGCCACAACTAATTCAAGCATAGAGGACATGAAAAACAAATTAAAGAAAAATGAAGTTGAATCATCAAAAGCTCGTAAAGTGGAACAA GAATGTTTGAAAGAACAAGAGACACTGTTTGCGCCTGAGCAAGCAGCAAGACAGAAAGTCACAGAGCTAAAGTCTGTTATGGAAACCGAAAGGAACCAAGGGTCTGTTATAAAAGCTGTATTGCAAGCAAAAGCATCGAATGCAATAGAAGGAATTTATGGAAGGATGGGTGACTTAGGAGCTATTGATG GGAAGTATGACGTGGCAGTTTCAACAGCAGTTCCTGGGCTTGATTATATTGTTGTAGAAACAACTGCAGCAGCAGATGCATGTGTGGCCATGCTTCGCAAGAATAACCTTGGTGTTGCAACTTTCATGATTATG gaaaaacaagttaatcatatgtcTAAAATGAAGGAAAAAGTCAGCCCTCCAGAGGGTGTTCCCCGTCTCTTTGATCTGATCAAGGTGCAAGATGAAAGAATGAAACTTGCTTTCTTTGCAGCAATGGGTAACACTGTTGTTGCCAAGGATAAAGATCAG GCAACACGTATTGCATATGGTCCGGACAAAGAATTTCGACGTGTGGTTACACTTGACGGCGTTCTTATTGAAAAATCAGGGACTATGAGTGGTGGTGGAAAACCACGTGGTGGTAAAATGGGTACTTCTATTCGAGCCACCAGTGTCTCTGGAGATGCAATTGCCGAGGCAGAAAACGAACTCAGCCAGATTTCAGAAAAATTGAAAAATGTAAGGCAAAAGATTTCAGAAATGTCCAGGCTATACAAGGATTTGGGAAGATCAACCACAGATATTGAACTGGAGTTTGCCAAAAGTCAACAAGAG ATTGAAAGTTTGAATTCACAACGTGAAGATCTTGCAAAACAACTTGATTCTCTAAAGGCTGCAGCAGAGCCAAGTAAGGCCGAGCTTACTCGAATTGAAGAACTTTCAAAAATTATTACTAAAGAAGAAAAGGAGATCAATAGGTTAACAGAAGGTTCAAAACAGTTGAAAGAGAAG GTACTTGAGCTTCAAAGCAAAATAGAGAACGCAGGAGGTGAAAGGTTGAAAAACCAGAAGGCAAAGGTTAACAAGATCCAAAAT GATATCGATAAAAGCAGCACAGAGATCAATCGGCACAAAGTTCAAATTGAGACAGGTCAGAAAATGATAAAGAAACTAACAAATGGAATCGAGGAATCTCATAAAGAGAAAGAAAAGCTGATTGCAAAGAAGGAAGAATTGCTTAACACGTTTAAAGAAATTGAGCAGAAAGCATTCAAGGTTCAAGATGATTATAAGAAAACTGAAGAG TTGATCAATCAGCACAAGGATGTGCTTGAAAATGCCAAATCTGATTATGAAAAGTTGAAGAAAACGGTTGATGAATTGAGGGCTTCTGAG GTTGATGCTGAGTATAAGTTGCAAGACATGAAGAAGACATTAAAAGAGCTAGAAGCAAAAGAAAAAGGATTCAAGGCAAAACTTGTGGAACTGAACAACAAACTGTCCAAGCATATGGAACA AATCAAGAATGAATTAGTGGACCCCGAAAAGCTTCAAGCCACACTTGGAGATGAATCTTTTGCAAAGGGATCTGATCTTAAAAGGGCACTTGAAATGGTAGCTTTACTTGAAGCACAGATGAAAGAGATGAATCCTAATCTTGATTCAATATCCGA ATATCGGGCAAAAGTATCTATATACAATGAGCGAGTGGAGGAGCTTAATGTGGTTACCAATGAACGTGATGAGACAAAAAAGCAATACGATGAATGGAGAAAGAAAAG GCTAGATGAGTTCATGGCAGGGTTTAATACCATATCACTGAAGTTAAAGGAAATGTACCag ATGATTACTCTAGGAGGTGATGCAGAGCTTGAGTTGGTGGATTCTTTAGATCCTTTCTCTGAAGGTGTCGTCTTTAGTGTTAGGCCTCCTAAAAAAAGTTGGAAAAATATTGCTAATTTATCAGGAGGTGAAAAG ACCCTGAGCTCCTTAGCTCTTGTTTTTGCACTTCATCATTACAAACCAACACCACTTTATGTTATGGATGAAATTGATGCTGCTCTAG ATTTTAAGAACGTCTCAATTGTGGGGCATTATGTTAAAGACCGTACAAAGGACGCCCAGTTTATCATCATCAG CCTGAGAAACAACATGTTTGAGTTGGCTGATCGACTTGTGGGGATTTACAAAACTGATAATTGCACCAAGAGCATCACAATCAATCCAAGAAGTTTTGTGGTTTGTGAAAAGGCTGCTTAA